CAGCGTCCGGCCCTCGGCGCGCGGCCGCGGCGTCGCGACCCGGGCCCTGGCCGAGGTGCTGTACGAGGCGCGGCTGCTGGGGATGGACCGGGTGCTGCTCACCTGCGACCCGGACAACACCGCTTCGATGCGCACCATCGAGCGGGGCGGCGGTGTGCTGGAGGACGTCCGCGAGACGCTGATCGGCCCCAAGCGCCGGTACTGGATCGACCTCTAGGAGGCTTCGGCCCCGCCGTCGCCCGCCGGGCGGCTCCCGATGGAGCGTGCCGCGCCAAAGCGATGCACAAAGGGGGCAACTCGCCGCCGCGGTCCCGTCTCCCTAGATTCGTAGCCGTCGGCCCCTCGCCTTGAGGGGGCGACTCTCCGGTCAACGACTCGAAGGAGAACTCCCATGATCGTCAAGAAGCTGCACGACGCCGGGGTCACGAGCGAGCACGCCTATCTGGCGGGGACCGTGTCGATCGGCCTCTCGCTCGCGTCCTGGATCGCCTCCAACAGCCGGGAGGACCTGGAGCGCGCGGACCGCTGGGGCATCTTCGTCGGAGAGTGGGCACCCACCTTCTTCGGCCTGGGTCTGGCCCTCGCCAACTACGAGCGGTGAGGAGCGGGCGGCTCACCCCTCCGGCGGCCCCTCCCTGGTGATGCGGTCGAGCAGTTCGGTGAGCAGGAGGCGCTCGCCGGGGGTCAGGGCGGGTGCCTGGGGGAGGAGGGCCTGGAGGGCGATGGCGGCCGCGGCCGGTCCGGGGGGCGCGCCCAGGGGGGCGTCGGTCGTGATGGCGGAGATGACCGCTTCCCTCGCGAGACGGGAGACGCCGAGGTCCCGGTGTTCCTCGGGGGTGGCGATGAGGGCCAGGGTGGTGCCGCCGCCGACCGCGTGCACGAGCCGCGCGGCCCGCTCCTCGTCCACCACGAGCCGCCCGGCCTCGGCGATCCGGTGGATGTGGGCGCCGAGGATCTCCAGCGCGGCCGAGGCGGCCGGGGGGAGGGAGCCGGGGCGGGGTTCGCCGTACATGAGGGCGTACAGGGCCGGGTTGGCGAGGCCGAAGGCGGTGTTGAGGTCCCAGCCGGCGCGCAGGTCCTCGACCGGGTCGCCGCTGGGCTCCAGGACGGCCTTCTCGCTCAGGTGGGCGGCGAAGCCGTGCGCGGCGACCTCGTCGAGGAGGCCCTGCTTGTCGCCGAAGAGCCGGTAGATGGTCGGGGCCTGGACGCCCGCCGCAGCGCTCACGGCGCGGGTCGAGACCGACTCGCGGCCGCCCTCGGCCAGGAGCGCGGCTGCGGCGGCGATGATCCGGTCACGATTGCTCTCCGCGGGGGCGGAACGGTCGATCTCCATGTTTCCAACGATAACAGCAACCTGTTAGCGACTTGCGCGGTGGTCGATAACGTGTTTCTGTTATCAGCGGAAACGAGAGGTCGGTGCCACGTTCCGACCTCGCCCCGTCACCCGCTCCGGAGCTTGCCATGATCGTCATCACCGCTCCCACCGGCCGGATCGGCCATCAGGTCCTCGGCACCCTGATCGACAGCGGACGTCCGCTCCGGGTGATCGCCCGGGACCCCGCGCGGCTGGAGCCGCGGACGCGCGAGCGCGTCGACATCGTCCAGGGTTCCCACAGCGACCCCGAGGTCTTGGCCGAGGCCTTCGCGGGGGCCGACAGCCTTCTGTGGCTGGTCCCTCCGGACCCCCGGGCCGAGAGCGTCCAGGACCACTACCTCGGCTTCACCCGTCCGGCCTGCGAGGCCCTCACCGCCTGCGGGGTGAGGCGCGTCGTCGGCATCACCAGCCTCGGCCGCGCCTACGGCGGGCCCGCCGGACTGCTGACGCCCGCGTTCGCGATGGACGCGCTCATCGAGGAGACCGGGGTCGACTACCGGGCCCTGGCCATGCCCTTCTTCATGGAGAACCTCCTCCACCACGTCGAGGCCCTCACGTCGACGGGCACGTTCTCCACGGCGAACACGGTCGACCGCCCGCTCGCCACCGTCGCCACCCGCGACATCGCCGAGGTCGCCGCCCGCCTCCTCCTCGACGACTCCTGGAGCGGCCGGGAGACCGTCCCCGTGATCGGCCCCGACGACCTGACCCCCGAGGAGATGGCACAGGTCATGTCCGAGGTGCTGGAGCGCCCGGTCCGCGCCCGACAGGTCGCGCTGGAGGACTACGCGGCGACGATGGCCCGGTACGGGGCGAGCGGCGCCTGGGCCCGGGGACTGGCCGACATGGCCGCCGCCCAGAACGACGGCATCTACGACGCCGAACGGAAGGCCCTGGCCGCTCCCGCGCCCACCGGCTTCCGCCAGTGGTGCCGGGACGTCCTGAAGCCGGCCGTCCCCGGGTGAGCCCGCCCCCGGCCGCGCACCGGCCTCCCCGTCCGCTCGCCGGACGCCCTCACAGGCCGAACGCTCCGCCCTCGACCAGGATGAGCAGGCCGATCGCGATCAGCACGGCGGGCAGCAGCACGTGGCCCCAGCGGGCCAGGGCCGCGGCGACGACGGGCCGGGTGGCGAAGTACCGGCCGGCCGCGAGCCACACGGCGAGCAGGATCAGGAACACGACGGCGTACAGGCTCATGGCGCCGATGCCCGCCGTGGCGAAGACGGGGACGTACACCCCGATGTTGTCACCGCCGTTGGCGAAGGTGACCGCGGCGACCTCCAAGGCCGTCGGGCCGCCCCCGCGGGCGTCCTTCTCCTCCTCCGGGTCGTTGCGGTGTCCGAAGGCCTGCACGGCGGACTTGACGCCGAGCACGAGCGGCAGGAGGCCGAGGTACGGGACGGCCGAGGCGGGCAGGAACGTGGCGCCGAACGCCGCGGCCACCGCCACGGCGAGGACGGCCGTGAAGCCGAGGTACTGGCCGATGACGATCCGCCGCGCCGAGCCCCTGTCGCCCGCGCCCCGGGCGAAGAACAGGGCCAGGACGAGGACGTCGTCGACATTGGTGACGGCGAACAGCCCCACCGCCTGCCCGATGACGCCCAGGCTCA
Above is a window of Streptomyces subrutilus DNA encoding:
- a CDS encoding TetR/AcrR family transcriptional regulator; the protein is MEIDRSAPAESNRDRIIAAAAALLAEGGRESVSTRAVSAAAGVQAPTIYRLFGDKQGLLDEVAAHGFAAHLSEKAVLEPSGDPVEDLRAGWDLNTAFGLANPALYALMYGEPRPGSLPPAASAALEILGAHIHRIAEAGRLVVDEERAARLVHAVGGGTTLALIATPEEHRDLGVSRLAREAVISAITTDAPLGAPPGPAAAAIALQALLPQAPALTPGERLLLTELLDRITREGPPEG
- a CDS encoding NAD(P)H-binding protein — protein: MIVITAPTGRIGHQVLGTLIDSGRPLRVIARDPARLEPRTRERVDIVQGSHSDPEVLAEAFAGADSLLWLVPPDPRAESVQDHYLGFTRPACEALTACGVRRVVGITSLGRAYGGPAGLLTPAFAMDALIEETGVDYRALAMPFFMENLLHHVEALTSTGTFSTANTVDRPLATVATRDIAEVAARLLLDDSWSGRETVPVIGPDDLTPEEMAQVMSEVLERPVRARQVALEDYAATMARYGASGAWARGLADMAAAQNDGIYDAERKALAAPAPTGFRQWCRDVLKPAVPG
- a CDS encoding cadmium resistance transporter encodes the protein MSLGVIGQAVGLFAVTNVDDVLVLALFFARGAGDRGSARRIVIGQYLGFTAVLAVAVAAAFGATFLPASAVPYLGLLPLVLGVKSAVQAFGHRNDPEEEKDARGGGPTALEVAAVTFANGGDNIGVYVPVFATAGIGAMSLYAVVFLILLAVWLAAGRYFATRPVVAAALARWGHVLLPAVLIAIGLLILVEGGAFGL